The proteins below are encoded in one region of Brachyspira intermedia PWS/A:
- a CDS encoding ribose-phosphate diphosphokinase, whose protein sequence is MGITDEILILSGTANPQLSEDVVKNLGLKLGNMEIRKFADGETFVQVEETVRNKDTYVIQPTGRPSSSESWMELYCIIDALKRASAKRITAVIPYYGYSRQDRKNEPRVPITAKLVANLLSEAGAHRVLALDLHAAQIQGFFDIPVDHMLSKNVFLDKIRKDLDMSNSIIVSPDIGGVGRARAIAKQLNLDIAIIDKRRDRANECEVMNIIGDVNGKDAIIIDDIIDTGGTLIKSMQALKKAGMRRIYVFITHAVCSGDVYERINASDIEKLYITDSLKVMKDRLGSKIEVLSVAPVIADAIRHIHMELSISVLFDK, encoded by the coding sequence AAATATTAATATTAAGTGGTACAGCAAATCCCCAATTGTCAGAAGATGTTGTTAAAAATCTTGGACTCAAATTGGGTAATATGGAAATACGTAAGTTTGCTGATGGAGAGACTTTTGTTCAGGTAGAGGAAACTGTTAGAAACAAAGATACTTATGTAATACAGCCTACAGGACGTCCTTCCAGCAGTGAAAGTTGGATGGAGCTTTACTGCATTATAGATGCTTTGAAAAGAGCTAGTGCTAAAAGAATTACAGCAGTTATTCCATATTATGGTTATTCTAGACAAGATAGAAAGAATGAACCTAGAGTGCCTATAACAGCTAAATTAGTTGCTAATCTTTTATCAGAAGCTGGAGCTCATAGAGTTTTAGCTTTAGATTTGCATGCAGCTCAGATACAAGGTTTTTTTGATATTCCTGTGGATCATATGCTTTCAAAAAATGTTTTCTTGGATAAAATCAGAAAAGATCTTGATATGTCTAACTCTATTATTGTTTCTCCTGATATAGGAGGAGTTGGCAGAGCTAGAGCGATAGCTAAACAATTAAATCTTGATATAGCTATAATAGATAAAAGAAGAGACAGAGCTAATGAATGTGAAGTAATGAATATTATAGGCGATGTTAATGGCAAAGATGCTATTATTATAGACGATATAATAGATACAGGCGGTACTCTTATAAAAAGTATGCAGGCTTTGAAAAAAGCTGGTATGAGAAGAATATATGTGTTCATAACTCATGCAGTATGTTCTGGCGATGTTTATGAGAGAATTAATGCCAGTGATATAGAAAAGCTTTATATAACAGATAGCTTAAAAGTGATGAAAGATAGATTAGGCAGTAAAATAGAGGTTCTTTCAGTTGCTCCTGTTATTGCTGATGCTATCAGACATATACATATGGAGCTTTCTATAAGTGTTCTATTTGATAAGTAA
- a CDS encoding 50S ribosomal protein L25, producing the protein MSENYTIKALQRDTKFKSVGRKLRNEGYALATLYGRENQYSIAVELKEFVKVFSLAGQHDIITLDIQNDKTREVLVKDYQIDGIKRSIRHIDFYEIDRNKKIKTYVPIHIEGTPEGVRLGGGTLEQVEYGLNIKAFPGSIPRELVVDVSELKVGDSLHISDIKFPEGVDPVGDASKAIVTVVTTQDDDANKGAAEA; encoded by the coding sequence ATGAGTGAGAATTATACTATTAAAGCTTTGCAAAGAGATACTAAATTTAAAAGTGTTGGTCGTAAATTAAGAAATGAAGGTTACGCTTTAGCTACTCTTTATGGTAGAGAAAATCAATACTCTATTGCTGTAGAGTTGAAAGAATTTGTTAAAGTTTTTTCTTTAGCAGGTCAGCATGATATAATCACTTTAGATATACAAAATGATAAAACAAGAGAAGTATTGGTTAAAGATTATCAAATAGACGGTATCAAAAGAAGTATAAGACATATAGATTTTTACGAAATAGATAGAAATAAAAAAATCAAAACTTATGTTCCTATTCACATTGAAGGTACTCCTGAAGGTGTTCGCTTAGGCGGAGGTACTTTAGAGCAGGTTGAATACGGTTTGAATATCAAAGCTTTCCCAGGTTCTATACCTAGAGAATTAGTTGTTGATGTTAGCGAATTAAAAGTAGGTGATAGTTTGCATATTAGCGATATAAAATTCCCAGAAGGTGTTGATCCTGTTGGTGATGCATCTAAAGCTATTGTTACTGTTGTTACTACTCAAGATGATGACGCTAACAAAGGTGCAGCAGAAGCATAA
- the pth gene encoding aminoacyl-tRNA hydrolase: protein MMKLVMGLGNPGEQYKNHRHNVGYMILDRVAKKLNVELDIKKKKTVFGKGKSGKLEYLLLKPQTFMNLSGEAALYMASFMKITVENIIVIYDDMDIPIGEFRVIPSKNDDSEAEVDDVEIDHNGIKSIKDSLKSYNFTKIGVGIGACPEDEEKADFLLAPFSKDERKKIRDISDDVVDAACIALFESPQAAKKKYP, encoded by the coding sequence ATGATGAAATTAGTAATGGGACTAGGCAACCCAGGAGAACAATATAAAAATCATAGACATAATGTCGGATATATGATTTTAGACAGAGTTGCTAAGAAACTTAATGTAGAACTTGACATTAAAAAGAAAAAGACAGTTTTTGGAAAAGGTAAGTCTGGTAAATTAGAGTATTTACTTCTTAAGCCGCAGACTTTTATGAATCTTTCTGGTGAAGCTGCTCTTTATATGGCAAGTTTTATGAAAATCACTGTTGAAAACATTATAGTTATATATGATGATATGGATATACCTATAGGTGAATTTAGAGTTATCCCTTCAAAAAATGATGATTCTGAAGCCGAAGTTGATGATGTTGAAATAGATCATAATGGTATAAAAAGCATAAAAGATTCTTTAAAAAGCTATAATTTTACTAAAATAGGTGTTGGTATAGGAGCATGTCCTGAAGATGAAGAGAAAGCTGATTTTCTTTTAGCTCCTTTTTCAAAAGATGAAAGAAAAAAAATCAGAGATATATCTGATGATGTTGTAGATGCTGCTTGTATTGCTTTATTTGAATCTCCTCAGGCTGCTAAAAAGAAATATCCATGA
- the pth gene encoding aminoacyl-tRNA hydrolase — MITKLIIGLGNPGDEYKNNRHNVGFILIDKIAENFNINFDNNKKKSLYARAKEKDIEYILLKPQTFMNLSGESAIFISKFFNIKPEDIIVIYDDMDIPFGTFKIKKGGSSGGHNGIKSLISHLQSDDFTRIRIGIGRPSAGKKVNDYVLSNFSKKEREDLDTVIANDIIDAVKISLFESPVIAQNKYNKKIGKENSDKSKGNKNMIKIVARNPVSSENKSKFIETAKELIEKSRKEKGCISYNLYESVDGKYLTFIEEWKDEKAIESHNNSEHFKAIVPKLGELTSGDKDVILYKEVK, encoded by the coding sequence ATGATAACTAAATTAATTATTGGACTAGGAAATCCCGGAGATGAGTATAAAAACAATAGACATAATGTAGGTTTTATACTCATTGATAAAATAGCCGAAAATTTTAATATCAATTTTGATAATAATAAAAAGAAATCATTATATGCAAGAGCAAAAGAGAAGGATATAGAATATATACTTCTCAAGCCTCAGACTTTCATGAATCTTTCCGGCGAATCTGCAATTTTTATATCAAAATTCTTTAATATAAAACCAGAAGATATAATAGTTATATATGATGATATGGATATACCTTTTGGTACTTTTAAAATCAAAAAAGGCGGAAGTTCAGGCGGACATAATGGTATAAAAAGCCTTATTTCTCATTTACAAAGCGATGATTTTACAAGAATTAGAATAGGTATAGGAAGACCTAGTGCCGGTAAAAAAGTCAATGATTATGTGCTTTCCAATTTCAGTAAGAAAGAAAGAGAAGATTTAGATACTGTAATAGCAAATGATATAATAGATGCTGTTAAAATATCTTTATTTGAATCTCCTGTAATAGCTCAAAATAAATACAATAAAAAAATAGGTAAAGAAAATTCTGATAAAAGTAAAGGTAATAAAAATATGATTAAAATAGTAGCTAGAAATCCTGTAAGCAGCGAAAATAAATCAAAATTCATTGAAACAGCTAAAGAACTTATTGAAAAAAGCAGAAAAGAAAAAGGTTGTATTTCTTATAATTTATATGAAAGTGTAGACGGAAAATATCTTACTTTTATAGAAGAATGGAAAGATGAAAAAGCTATAGAAAGTCATAATAATTCAGAACATTTCAAAGCAATAGTTCCTAAATTGGGAGAATTAACTTCAGGCGATAAAGATGTTATTTTATACAAAGAAGTAAAATAA
- a CDS encoding PP2C family protein-serine/threonine phosphatase, with the protein MKNERVLMLFKFISMVFLILFLLLNIACISYYENKFTFILLFVLFILFFIPGIILYKNLINLYIIKDYKQVEEKTSDGKIYRFSKINSTIINDYQIAIKDLKEKNSYILGRYDVLDDIKKQYKKDMKKARKLQENMMPKKMPNNDRVNSASLYKPLETIGGDFFDYIYLDDDRILFIISDISGHGVEAAIITAMFKTVFRNFAASFKSPASFIYDINNYIIKILPINYYLTMTVAEIDLKNKVVKYSNASHTPMLVLENSQIKEYNKGGTIIGLFPQAYYEEESINIKKDDILIFYTDGVTEASRSKNKYDFYGIERFKKVLFNNRNNKAENIISNIEKDFYDYLSYMSPDDDFTIAAFKIK; encoded by the coding sequence ATGAAAAATGAACGTGTTTTAATGCTTTTTAAATTTATTTCTATGGTATTTCTCATACTATTTTTACTACTCAATATAGCATGCATATCATATTATGAAAATAAATTTACTTTTATACTTTTATTTGTACTATTTATATTATTCTTTATACCAGGCATTATTTTATATAAGAACCTAATAAACCTATATATTATTAAAGATTATAAACAGGTAGAAGAAAAAACATCTGACGGAAAAATATATAGATTCTCAAAGATTAACAGCACTATAATAAATGATTATCAAATAGCAATAAAAGATTTGAAAGAAAAAAACAGTTATATATTGGGCAGATATGATGTTTTAGATGATATAAAAAAGCAATATAAAAAAGATATGAAAAAGGCAAGAAAACTTCAGGAAAATATGATGCCCAAAAAAATGCCTAATAATGATAGAGTAAATTCAGCATCATTATATAAACCTCTTGAAACTATAGGTGGAGATTTTTTTGATTATATATATCTTGATGATGACAGAATACTTTTTATAATTTCGGATATTAGCGGACATGGAGTTGAGGCTGCTATTATAACAGCTATGTTTAAAACTGTTTTTAGGAACTTTGCAGCATCATTCAAATCCCCAGCTTCTTTTATATATGATATTAATAATTATATAATTAAAATATTGCCTATAAACTATTATCTTACTATGACAGTGGCAGAAATAGATTTAAAAAATAAAGTAGTAAAATATTCTAATGCCTCACATACCCCTATGCTTGTATTAGAAAATTCTCAAATAAAAGAATACAATAAAGGCGGTACTATAATAGGGCTTTTCCCTCAGGCATATTATGAAGAAGAAAGTATAAATATAAAAAAAGATGATATATTGATATTTTATACTGACGGAGTAACAGAAGCATCAAGATCAAAAAATAAATATGATTTTTATGGTATAGAGAGATTTAAAAAGGTTTTATTTAATAATAGGAATAATAAAGCTGAAAATATTATAAGTAATATAGAAAAAGATTTTTATGATTATCTTTCATATATGTCGCCTGATGATGATTTTACTATTGCAGCATTTAAGATAAAATAA
- a CDS encoding YhcH/YjgK/YiaL family protein has product MILKPIKSEFNQDFHDSIWKAKNYIRDHYDELKKLPNGKHLLDKEICEGAFINVTEYDNKDNPPWESHLKYVDVQIIFEGSEDFIIANTSTLKPKSYDEASDYHDWEGEGTVRLTLSQGEILILLPYDAHRVGLPPKSGKNHVKKAIVKVPYKG; this is encoded by the coding sequence ATGATATTAAAACCAATAAAAAGCGAATTCAATCAGGATTTTCATGATTCTATTTGGAAAGCAAAAAATTATATAAGGGATCATTATGATGAATTAAAAAAACTTCCTAATGGTAAGCATTTACTAGACAAAGAAATTTGCGAAGGTGCTTTTATCAATGTTACAGAATATGATAATAAAGATAATCCGCCTTGGGAATCACATTTAAAATATGTTGATGTTCAGATAATATTTGAAGGATCTGAAGATTTTATAATAGCAAATACTTCTACATTGAAACCTAAAAGTTATGATGAAGCAAGTGATTATCATGATTGGGAAGGAGAAGGAACTGTTCGCTTAACTTTATCACAAGGAGAAATTTTAATACTTCTTCCTTATGATGCTCATAGAGTAGGACTTCCTCCAAAATCAGGTAAAAATCATGTTAAAAAAGCTATAGTTAAAGTTCCTTATAAAGGTTAA
- a CDS encoding flavodoxin family protein, producing the protein MKVMGIVAGRHNGNSEILVKQALTAVKDAGGEAILINLFDYNIKPCSGCESCTIAMGKIFKEGGEYKGCIYKEKDDMDKIVNVMNQCQGIIVGCPTYDLLPSSLYLSFAQRFLAYELSFRIQIGQVKEDPHTVAGLIGVGGSKHDWQTMSLEGLAATMFTQSMTVVDMYLAESVGRPGNVLIHKDYLDRAYQMGNNIVEAINTPVEERKWLGDPNLGLCPRCHSSLIYPGEEHWDGVKFNFECAVCGAGGDLVKDENGKYKFVLAENGLIRDRNINEARAVHLQEIIHTRDNFMSRKSEIEEEYKRFREMKFDTIK; encoded by the coding sequence ATGAAAGTTATGGGAATAGTTGCTGGAAGACATAATGGAAACAGCGAAATTTTAGTGAAGCAAGCTTTAACAGCAGTAAAAGATGCAGGAGGAGAGGCTATACTTATCAATCTATTTGATTATAATATAAAGCCTTGTTCCGGATGTGAATCTTGTACTATAGCTATGGGAAAGATATTTAAAGAAGGCGGAGAGTATAAGGGATGCATTTACAAAGAAAAAGATGACATGGATAAGATAGTAAATGTAATGAATCAATGTCAGGGAATAATAGTTGGATGTCCTACTTATGATTTACTTCCTTCTTCTTTATATTTATCATTTGCTCAGAGATTTTTAGCTTATGAATTATCATTTAGAATACAAATAGGGCAGGTTAAAGAAGATCCACACACTGTAGCCGGACTTATAGGAGTAGGCGGTTCTAAACATGATTGGCAGACTATGAGTTTGGAAGGACTTGCTGCTACAATGTTTACTCAATCTATGACTGTTGTTGATATGTATTTAGCTGAAAGTGTTGGAAGACCTGGAAATGTTCTTATACATAAAGATTATTTGGACAGAGCTTATCAAATGGGCAACAATATAGTTGAAGCAATAAATACACCTGTTGAAGAGAGAAAATGGCTTGGAGATCCTAATTTGGGATTATGCCCTAGATGTCATTCCTCTTTAATATATCCGGGTGAAGAACATTGGGACGGAGTGAAGTTTAATTTTGAATGTGCTGTTTGCGGTGCAGGCGGAGATTTAGTTAAAGATGAAAATGGAAAATATAAATTCGTTCTTGCAGAAAATGGACTTATAAGAGATAGAAATATAAATGAAGCAAGAGCAGTACATTTGCAGGAGATAATACATACAAGGGATAATTTTATGTCAAGAAAATCTGAAATAGAAGAAGAATATAAAAGATTCAGAGAAATGAAATTTGATACTATAAAATAG
- a CDS encoding NADH-dependent [FeFe] hydrogenase, group A6 has protein sequence MVKIKINGKQIEVEEGLTILKATKKLGIKIPSLCYHPDIPPTSACGICVVKLANQGNKYVRSCSMIVEEGMDIITHDSEINTVRKGVLELVLSAHPNDCLNCIRNGECELQTAAADFGVRNSKYDNIKQNHPRDESAGSIVLNPEKCIKCGRCVVVCQEMQKVHALGFVNRGFDTYFAPGAVSLKDSPCVDCGQCAAHCPVAAIYEKDQTREVEDAIDDSDTYVAVQMAPAVRVALGEYFGLKPGDNITGKIYAAMRLMGFNAIFDTNFGADLTIMEEANEFVKRFTESNGTAVMTTSCCPAWVKYAEEYYPDLLDNISTSKSPHMMLAPMAKTYYSDKAHVDPFNIFNVSIMPCTAKKNEIRKNETMYSSGYKDVDVVLTTREFARMIKHYGIDVAGIEPEEADSILGEYSGAGTIFGATGGVMEAALRTAYNIIAGSNMSNLDFEDVRGLDGVKRATIKILDKEVRVAVVNGLHNVDPVMQEIRAAKEKGENPPYHFVEVMACPGGCVGGGGQPYGPTNEVRIERAGGLYNEDKNTVKHRCSHENENIKKLYDEFLGKPLGERAHHFLHTSYKADEKYNK, from the coding sequence ATGGTTAAAATAAAAATAAATGGTAAACAAATTGAAGTTGAAGAGGGTCTTACAATTTTAAAAGCCACTAAAAAATTAGGAATAAAAATTCCATCTTTATGCTATCACCCTGATATACCGCCTACTTCAGCATGCGGAATATGTGTAGTAAAGTTGGCTAATCAAGGAAATAAATATGTAAGATCATGTTCTATGATTGTTGAAGAAGGAATGGATATTATCACTCATGATTCTGAGATTAACACAGTAAGAAAAGGAGTTTTGGAATTAGTATTATCCGCACATCCAAATGATTGTTTGAACTGTATAAGAAACGGAGAATGCGAACTTCAAACAGCTGCTGCTGATTTCGGTGTTAGAAACTCAAAATATGACAATATAAAACAAAATCACCCTAGAGATGAATCTGCCGGAAGTATAGTTCTTAATCCTGAAAAATGTATAAAATGCGGAAGATGCGTTGTTGTTTGTCAGGAAATGCAGAAAGTACATGCTTTAGGTTTTGTTAATAGAGGATTCGATACTTATTTTGCCCCAGGTGCTGTTTCATTAAAGGATTCTCCTTGTGTAGACTGCGGACAATGTGCTGCTCACTGCCCAGTTGCAGCTATATATGAAAAAGACCAAACTAGAGAAGTTGAAGATGCTATAGATGATTCTGATACTTATGTTGCTGTTCAAATGGCACCTGCTGTAAGGGTTGCTTTAGGAGAATATTTTGGACTTAAGCCAGGAGATAATATTACAGGTAAGATTTATGCTGCTATGCGTTTGATGGGATTCAATGCTATATTTGATACAAATTTCGGTGCAGATTTAACTATTATGGAAGAGGCAAATGAATTTGTTAAAAGATTTACTGAAAGCAATGGAACTGCTGTTATGACTACATCATGCTGTCCTGCTTGGGTAAAATATGCAGAAGAATATTATCCTGATTTACTTGATAATATATCAACTTCTAAATCTCCTCATATGATGTTAGCTCCTATGGCTAAAACTTATTATTCTGACAAAGCTCATGTTGATCCTTTTAATATATTCAATGTATCTATAATGCCTTGTACTGCTAAGAAAAACGAAATTAGAAAAAATGAAACTATGTATTCAAGCGGATATAAAGATGTTGATGTTGTACTTACTACAAGAGAGTTTGCTAGAATGATTAAGCACTATGGTATAGATGTTGCAGGAATAGAACCTGAAGAAGCAGACAGTATATTAGGAGAATATTCCGGAGCTGGTACTATATTTGGTGCTACTGGCGGTGTTATGGAAGCTGCTTTAAGAACTGCTTATAATATAATAGCTGGATCTAATATGAGTAATCTTGATTTTGAAGATGTAAGAGGATTAGATGGAGTAAAAAGAGCAACAATAAAAATATTAGATAAAGAAGTAAGAGTGGCAGTTGTGAACGGACTTCATAATGTTGATCCTGTAATGCAGGAGATAAGAGCTGCTAAAGAAAAAGGAGAAAATCCTCCTTATCACTTTGTAGAAGTTATGGCTTGTCCTGGTGGATGTGTAGGAGGAGGTGGTCAGCCTTATGGTCCTACTAATGAAGTGAGAATTGAAAGAGCAGGCGGTTTATATAATGAAGATAAAAACACTGTAAAACATAGATGCTCTCATGAAAATGAAAATATTAAAAAGCTTTATGATGAATTCTTGGGAAAACCTCTTGGAGAAAGAGCACATCATTTCTTGCATACTAGCTATAAAGCTGATGAAAAATATAATAAATAA
- a CDS encoding NuoF family protein, producing MAEKLDRKKLEEYRINKEREIGLRKGRESSTAHKFHILVCGGTACESGKSDEIVRLLREYAEKNGISDDVLVVKTGCFGFCSQGPVVKIMPGRVFYTHVGPEHAQDIIEKHIMKGELLLKILYKEQREHRDFSKEINFYQKQRRIVLKNCGIIDPENIDEYIGNDGYKALSKVLFEMTPDDVIKEMQTSELRGRGGAGFPTWKKWSFTKSVKDDQKYIVCNADEGDPGAYMDRSILEGDPHSVIEAMTIAGYTVGANKGYLYIRAEYGLAVNRVKIALKQAYECGLLGKNILGSDFSFDLDIRLGAGAFVCGEETALLASIEGNRGTPRPRPPFPAIKGLFEHPTVINNVETFANVTAIINNGGDWFASIGTENSKGTKVFALTGNVNVSGLVEVPMGTTIREIVFDIGGGIPNDKFAKGVQTGGPSGGILPESLFGTHIDFDNLVELGSMMGSGGMIVIDEDSNMVDFAKFYLGFCVDESCGKCVPCRVGGMQMLKILEKFTKRRAKEDDIQKLKDIALTMKNASLCALGSTAANPVMSTLKHFEEEYKAGIFTPPVPKKN from the coding sequence ATGGCAGAAAAATTAGATAGGAAAAAACTAGAAGAATATAGAATTAATAAAGAAAGGGAGATAGGTTTAAGGAAGGGCAGAGAATCATCTACAGCTCATAAATTTCATATACTTGTATGCGGAGGAACAGCTTGTGAATCAGGTAAAAGTGATGAGATTGTAAGATTATTAAGAGAATATGCAGAAAAAAATGGTATTTCTGATGATGTATTAGTAGTAAAGACAGGTTGTTTTGGTTTCTGTAGTCAGGGTCCTGTTGTTAAGATTATGCCCGGAAGAGTTTTTTATACTCATGTTGGACCTGAACATGCCCAGGATATCATAGAAAAACATATAATGAAAGGCGAATTATTATTAAAAATACTATATAAAGAACAAAGAGAACATAGAGATTTCTCTAAAGAAATTAACTTCTATCAAAAGCAAAGAAGAATAGTATTAAAAAACTGCGGAATTATAGATCCTGAAAATATAGACGAATATATAGGAAATGACGGTTATAAAGCTTTATCTAAAGTATTATTTGAAATGACTCCTGATGATGTTATAAAGGAAATGCAGACTTCAGAACTTAGAGGTCGAGGAGGTGCCGGTTTCCCTACTTGGAAGAAATGGAGCTTCACAAAATCAGTAAAAGATGATCAAAAATACATAGTATGTAATGCTGATGAAGGAGATCCTGGAGCTTATATGGACAGAAGTATACTTGAAGGAGATCCTCATTCTGTAATAGAAGCTATGACTATAGCAGGATATACTGTAGGAGCAAATAAAGGATATCTATATATAAGAGCCGAATACGGACTTGCTGTTAATAGGGTTAAAATAGCTTTGAAACAGGCCTATGAATGCGGACTATTAGGAAAGAACATATTAGGGAGTGATTTCTCATTTGATTTAGATATAAGACTTGGTGCTGGTGCTTTTGTATGCGGTGAGGAAACTGCCCTTCTAGCTTCAATAGAAGGAAACAGAGGAACTCCAAGGCCTAGACCTCCTTTCCCTGCAATAAAAGGTTTATTTGAACATCCTACAGTTATTAATAATGTAGAAACATTTGCAAATGTAACTGCTATCATAAATAATGGAGGCGATTGGTTTGCTTCTATAGGTACAGAAAATTCAAAAGGTACTAAAGTATTCGCTTTGACAGGTAATGTAAATGTATCAGGACTTGTGGAAGTACCTATGGGAACAACAATAAGAGAAATAGTATTTGATATTGGAGGCGGAATACCTAATGATAAATTTGCAAAAGGCGTTCAGACAGGCGGACCTTCAGGAGGTATATTACCGGAATCTCTATTTGGTACTCATATAGATTTTGATAATTTGGTTGAATTAGGTTCTATGATGGGTTCTGGCGGTATGATTGTTATTGATGAAGACAGCAATATGGTTGATTTTGCTAAATTCTATCTTGGATTCTGTGTTGATGAAAGTTGTGGTAAATGCGTGCCTTGCAGAGTCGGCGGAATGCAAATGCTCAAAATATTAGAAAAATTTACTAAGAGAAGAGCTAAAGAAGATGATATACAAAAATTAAAAGATATTGCTCTAACTATGAAAAATGCTTCATTATGTGCTTTAGGTTCTACAGCTGCTAACCCTGTAATGTCTACATTAAAGCATTTTGAGGAAGAGTACAAAGCTGGAATATTTACTCCTCCTGTTCCAAAGAAAAATTAA
- a CDS encoding NADH-quinone oxidoreductase subunit NuoE family protein, with protein sequence MSEDVSLLTQEEIADEIKSLVEEWKDSEGNLIMICHGIQKHYGYVPRNVAKYVSEEINIPLARIYEILTFYNYFTLEPPAENNIGVCMGTACYLKGGGQLVEEIKRKLNLKGDQKYSADRKYKLEEVRCIGCCGLAPVITFNDEVSGRVVVDDISKFIKDEEAK encoded by the coding sequence ATGAGTGAAGATGTTTCTCTATTAACACAGGAGGAGATTGCTGATGAAATTAAATCACTAGTTGAAGAGTGGAAAGATTCAGAAGGAAATCTTATTATGATTTGTCATGGAATTCAAAAACATTACGGTTATGTTCCTAGAAATGTTGCAAAATACGTATCAGAAGAGATAAATATACCGCTTGCTAGAATTTATGAAATTCTTACATTTTATAATTATTTCACATTAGAACCGCCTGCTGAAAATAATATAGGTGTTTGTATGGGTACTGCTTGCTATTTAAAAGGTGGCGGACAGTTAGTAGAAGAAATAAAAAGAAAATTAAATTTAAAAGGCGATCAAAAATATTCAGCTGATAGAAAATACAAGTTGGAAGAAGTAAGATGTATAGGCTGCTGCGGATTAGCACCTGTAATAACTTTTAATGATGAAGTTTCAGGAAGAGTAGTAGTTGATGATATATCAAAATTTATCAAAGATGAAGAAGCTAAATAA
- a CDS encoding DUF4261 domain-containing protein, with protein sequence MKDKKEVNPNTNHKIVNHDEANFSHVYFYKLLFEEKPELPNIELIKQKIRKYYNDIEIISSDNGIYSIAINDLKVKYKDEKEVPAQILMPSAMEFDYTSISDYYYSQMWDIKEAKEVIKNCNYEIMLSDFLAAGLDYKDRTTLLNNWLYTALQLFDNCIAVYNEQSGKLLLPEQILNNTYPKDFRFMLSGVNIRLFNVQDSNDIIVDTLGMYAIGLPDIQYHFHGLNANDVISHALNIAAYIFDKGDIIKSGDTIQSIFENVQWKCQYEKSLLKPHREILDINMLEYASGKRQN encoded by the coding sequence ATGAAAGATAAAAAAGAAGTTAATCCAAATACTAATCATAAAATAGTAAATCATGATGAGGCTAATTTCTCACATGTATATTTTTACAAACTTTTATTTGAAGAAAAACCAGAGCTGCCTAATATAGAATTAATTAAACAGAAAATAAGAAAATATTATAATGATATAGAAATTATATCATCAGATAATGGCATTTACAGCATAGCTATAAATGATTTAAAAGTAAAATATAAAGATGAAAAGGAAGTACCAGCACAAATTTTGATGCCTAGTGCTATGGAATTCGATTATACTTCAATAAGCGATTATTATTATAGTCAAATGTGGGATATAAAAGAAGCTAAAGAAGTTATAAAAAACTGTAATTATGAAATAATGCTTAGTGATTTTCTAGCAGCTGGACTTGATTATAAAGATAGAACAACTCTGCTTAATAATTGGCTTTATACAGCATTACAGCTTTTTGATAATTGTATAGCAGTATATAATGAACAAAGCGGTAAACTCCTTTTACCAGAGCAAATACTAAATAATACTTACCCTAAAGATTTCAGATTCATGCTTTCAGGAGTAAATATAAGACTTTTCAATGTTCAGGATTCTAATGATATTATAGTAGACACTTTAGGAATGTATGCCATAGGATTACCTGATATACAATACCATTTCCATGGTTTAAATGCTAATGATGTTATATCTCATGCTTTGAATATAGCAGCCTATATATTTGATAAAGGCGATATTATAAAAAGCGGCGATACTATACAGAGCATATTTGAAAATGTACAATGGAAATGTCAGTATGAAAAATCTCTTCTAAAACCTCACAGAGAAATTTTGGATATTAATATGCTTGAATACGCATCAGGAAAAAGACAAAATTAA